One region of Zingiber officinale cultivar Zhangliang chromosome 7B, Zo_v1.1, whole genome shotgun sequence genomic DNA includes:
- the LOC122005126 gene encoding two-component response regulator ORR24-like isoform X1 produces MHSWRTTVGEGKGGSLLMGRGDGQNDQFPVGMRVLAVDDDPTCLKVLEAMLLRCGYNVTTTNQAASALELLREDKNRFDLVISDVHMPDMDGFRLLELVGLEMDLPVIMLSVNGETKTVMKGITHGACDYLLKPVRIEELKNIWQHVVRRRKLAHKEYSHFDDGEESDKHQIVSKESADGLNMNSSPNCNEKFIRKRKDQNDEGDDNSEENMQENDDTTTQKKPRVVWSIDLHRKFVAAVNQLGIDKAVPKRILELMNVEKLTRENVASHLQKYRLYLKRLSAAASRQVNMVAAFGGRNSYISSLDGFGSFHALGASGQLQALRSLQPCEVLVKANTSGLGSHDLSSSRVIQVGSSNSIIPSADISRLPPVIHASNQHGRLLQGVPASSELEQMQLKRIQDPSCHFPGFLSGNAISIPTSPFLDVASHAFITQSLEQQTPSSATVGLSSSRSLSTTFDPLHVSVGFSSQLPDAGRRKADSQSAVPLNQYPTIVSFTNNDDLSKYLDNFPISQRRNKPQSISSTVQDPVTGRDAKCQASSSGGLTMLLPTTIDGETGNSKQRAPEEGIYEQEALFNFHSSTSLCTNFVSNSPGNQRVNSHHNTSSSIFPSNCQIGKLTADGLQEIMNVQEGTQSSGYCLDDVVCSLIKPEKGRISLSENEFDACM; encoded by the exons ATGCATTCCTGGCGCACGACGGTGGGAGAAGGGAAAGGGGGCTCGCTGTTGATGGGGAGGGGCGACGGACAGAACGACCAGTTCCCTGTAGGAATGCGTGTCCTCGCCGTCGACGACGATCCCACTTGCCTCAAAGTGTTGGAGGCCATGCTGCTTCGATGCGGATACAATG TTACAACTACGAATCAGGCTGCTTCGGCGCTGGAGTTGCTGAGGGAGGATAAGAACAGATTTGATCTAGTTATCAGTGATGTGCATATGCCAGACATGGATGGGTTCAGGCTTCTGGAGCTCGTGGGCCTCGAGATGGACCTTCCGGTCATCA TGCTCTCTGTGAATGGTGAGACCAAAACTGTAATGAAAGGCATAACTCATGGTGCTTGTGACTACTTGCTCAAACCAGTTCGGATTGAGGAGCTCAAGAATATATGGCAGCATGTTGTAAGGAGAAGGAAGTTAGCACACAAAGAGTATAGCCATTTTGATGACGGGGAAGAATCAGACAAGCACCAAATCGTTAGTAAAGAATCTGCTGACGGTCTGAACATGAATAGCTCGCCCAATTGCAATGAAAAGTTTATAAGGAAGAGGAAGGACCAGAATGACGAAGGCGATGACAACTCTGAGGAGAATATGCAGGAGAATGATGATACAACTACTCAAAAAAAGCCCAGGGTTGTTTGGTCTATTGACTTACATAGGAAGTTTGTAGCTGCTGTTAATCAGTTGGGAATTGACA AGGCCGTACCTAAGAGGATACTGGAGCTTATGAATGTTGAGAAGCTTACAAGAGAAAATGTTGCAAGCCATCTACAG AAGTATAGGCTTTACTTGAAAAGATTGAGTGCTGCAGCAAGTCGACAGGTCAACATGGTTGCTGCTTTTGGAGGTAGGAACTCGTATATAAGTTCATTGGATGGCTTTGGGAGCTTTCACGCTTTGGGTGCTTCAGGCCAGTTACAGGCCCTTAGATCACTCCAACCATGCGAAGTGCTTGTTAAAGCAAATACAAGTGGCTTGGGAAGTCATGATCTTTCCTCTTCTAGAGTAATTCAAGTTGGGAGTAGCAATTCAATCATTCCTTCTGCTGATATAAGCAGACTCCCACCAGTAATTCATGCCAGCAATCAACATGGGAGGTTGTTACAGGGAGTTCCCGCCTCATCGGAACTTGAACAAATGCAACTAAAAAGAATTCAAGACCCAAGTTGTCATTTTCCTGGTTTCCTATCTGGAAATGCAATTTCTATTCCCACCAGTCCTTTTCTGGATGTGGCAAGTCATGCCTTTATAACACAATCACTCGAGCAACAAACTCCTTCCAGTGCAACGGTCGGCCTCTCTTCAAGTAGATCATTGTCCACAACCTTTGATCCTTTGCATGTTAGTGTTGGGTTTTCTTCCCAATTGCCTGATGCTGGTAGACGCAAAGCTGATTCGCAATCTGCCGTTCCGTTAAACCAGTATCCAACAATAGTTTCGTTTACTAATAATGATGATTTGTCCAAGTACTTGGACAACTTTCCCATCTCACAAAGGAGAAACAAGCCTCAAAGCATTTCTTCCACTGTACAAGATCCTGTTACAGGCAGAGATGCAAAATGTCAGGCTAGCTCCTCTGGTGGACTGACAATGTTGTTGCCTACAACTATAGATGGAGAGACAGGCAATTCTAAACAAAGAGCACCGGAGGAAGGCATATATGAACAAGAAGCCCTGTTCAATTTTCACTCTAGTACTTCTTTGTGTACTAATTTCGTGTCTAATTCTCCTGGAAATCAAAGAGTGAACAGTCACCATAACACCAGCAGTTCAATCTTTCCATCAAATTGCCAGATTGGTAAGTTAACTGCCGACGGGTTGCAGGAGATAATGAATGTGCAGGAAGGAACCCAGTCATCTGGTTATTGCCTTGATGACGTAGTTTGTTCTCTTATcaaaccg GAAAAAGGTCGTATCAGCCTTTCGGAGAATGAATTTGACGCTTGcatgtaa
- the LOC122005126 gene encoding two-component response regulator ORR23-like isoform X2 produces the protein MCICQTWMGSGFWSSWASRWTFRSSVSQVLSVNGETKTVMKGITHGACDYLLKPVRIEELKNIWQHVVRRRKLAHKEYSHFDDGEESDKHQIVSKESADGLNMNSSPNCNEKFIRKRKDQNDEGDDNSEENMQENDDTTTQKKPRVVWSIDLHRKFVAAVNQLGIDKAVPKRILELMNVEKLTRENVASHLQKYRLYLKRLSAAASRQVNMVAAFGGRNSYISSLDGFGSFHALGASGQLQALRSLQPCEVLVKANTSGLGSHDLSSSRVIQVGSSNSIIPSADISRLPPVIHASNQHGRLLQGVPASSELEQMQLKRIQDPSCHFPGFLSGNAISIPTSPFLDVASHAFITQSLEQQTPSSATVGLSSSRSLSTTFDPLHVSVGFSSQLPDAGRRKADSQSAVPLNQYPTIVSFTNNDDLSKYLDNFPISQRRNKPQSISSTVQDPVTGRDAKCQASSSGGLTMLLPTTIDGETGNSKQRAPEEGIYEQEALFNFHSSTSLCTNFVSNSPGNQRVNSHHNTSSSIFPSNCQIGKLTADGLQEIMNVQEGTQSSGYCLDDVVCSLIKPEKGRISLSENEFDACM, from the exons ATGTGCATATGCCAGACATGGATGGGTTCAGGCTTCTGGAGCTCGTGGGCCTCGAGATGGACCTTCCGGTCATCAGTAAGCCAAG TGCTCTCTGTGAATGGTGAGACCAAAACTGTAATGAAAGGCATAACTCATGGTGCTTGTGACTACTTGCTCAAACCAGTTCGGATTGAGGAGCTCAAGAATATATGGCAGCATGTTGTAAGGAGAAGGAAGTTAGCACACAAAGAGTATAGCCATTTTGATGACGGGGAAGAATCAGACAAGCACCAAATCGTTAGTAAAGAATCTGCTGACGGTCTGAACATGAATAGCTCGCCCAATTGCAATGAAAAGTTTATAAGGAAGAGGAAGGACCAGAATGACGAAGGCGATGACAACTCTGAGGAGAATATGCAGGAGAATGATGATACAACTACTCAAAAAAAGCCCAGGGTTGTTTGGTCTATTGACTTACATAGGAAGTTTGTAGCTGCTGTTAATCAGTTGGGAATTGACA AGGCCGTACCTAAGAGGATACTGGAGCTTATGAATGTTGAGAAGCTTACAAGAGAAAATGTTGCAAGCCATCTACAG AAGTATAGGCTTTACTTGAAAAGATTGAGTGCTGCAGCAAGTCGACAGGTCAACATGGTTGCTGCTTTTGGAGGTAGGAACTCGTATATAAGTTCATTGGATGGCTTTGGGAGCTTTCACGCTTTGGGTGCTTCAGGCCAGTTACAGGCCCTTAGATCACTCCAACCATGCGAAGTGCTTGTTAAAGCAAATACAAGTGGCTTGGGAAGTCATGATCTTTCCTCTTCTAGAGTAATTCAAGTTGGGAGTAGCAATTCAATCATTCCTTCTGCTGATATAAGCAGACTCCCACCAGTAATTCATGCCAGCAATCAACATGGGAGGTTGTTACAGGGAGTTCCCGCCTCATCGGAACTTGAACAAATGCAACTAAAAAGAATTCAAGACCCAAGTTGTCATTTTCCTGGTTTCCTATCTGGAAATGCAATTTCTATTCCCACCAGTCCTTTTCTGGATGTGGCAAGTCATGCCTTTATAACACAATCACTCGAGCAACAAACTCCTTCCAGTGCAACGGTCGGCCTCTCTTCAAGTAGATCATTGTCCACAACCTTTGATCCTTTGCATGTTAGTGTTGGGTTTTCTTCCCAATTGCCTGATGCTGGTAGACGCAAAGCTGATTCGCAATCTGCCGTTCCGTTAAACCAGTATCCAACAATAGTTTCGTTTACTAATAATGATGATTTGTCCAAGTACTTGGACAACTTTCCCATCTCACAAAGGAGAAACAAGCCTCAAAGCATTTCTTCCACTGTACAAGATCCTGTTACAGGCAGAGATGCAAAATGTCAGGCTAGCTCCTCTGGTGGACTGACAATGTTGTTGCCTACAACTATAGATGGAGAGACAGGCAATTCTAAACAAAGAGCACCGGAGGAAGGCATATATGAACAAGAAGCCCTGTTCAATTTTCACTCTAGTACTTCTTTGTGTACTAATTTCGTGTCTAATTCTCCTGGAAATCAAAGAGTGAACAGTCACCATAACACCAGCAGTTCAATCTTTCCATCAAATTGCCAGATTGGTAAGTTAACTGCCGACGGGTTGCAGGAGATAATGAATGTGCAGGAAGGAACCCAGTCATCTGGTTATTGCCTTGATGACGTAGTTTGTTCTCTTATcaaaccg GAAAAAGGTCGTATCAGCCTTTCGGAGAATGAATTTGACGCTTGcatgtaa